One genomic window of Candidatus Trichorickettsia mobilis includes the following:
- a CDS encoding DUF2312 domain-containing protein translates to MTEVIAIEQLKQYISKIEKLEHSKLELADDIKEVFAEAKASGFDVKTMKQVLKLKKLDKNKLAEQEAILELYRQALDL, encoded by the coding sequence ATGACAGAAGTAATTGCTATAGAACAGTTAAAGCAATATATTAGTAAAATTGAAAAGCTGGAACACTCTAAATTAGAATTAGCTGATGATATAAAAGAAGTCTTTGCTGAAGCAAAAGCTAGTGGTTTTGATGTGAAAACTATGAAGCAAGTATTAAAATTAAAGAAGCTTGACAAGAATAAACTAGCAGAACAAGAAGCTATATTAGAACTTTATAGACAAGCTTTAGATCTATAA
- a CDS encoding DUF3035 domain-containing protein, with amino-acid sequence MQHRSITHSIMFKIQTADQSNLSQQKWFFEKGLLQIMLMLALLSSCNKRVKETIGIVTPGPDEYQVQRSKAIDVPPHYYLQKPTDAPNTTDVSKVLAPNSANLDEAEQALLNEVNNK; translated from the coding sequence ATGCAACACAGATCTATAACGCACTCAATTATGTTTAAGATTCAAACAGCAGATCAAAGTAACCTATCACAACAAAAGTGGTTTTTTGAAAAAGGTCTATTACAGATTATGCTAATGCTTGCCCTACTATCATCATGCAATAAGCGGGTAAAAGAAACTATAGGGATAGTGACTCCTGGCCCTGATGAATATCAAGTACAGCGAAGTAAAGCGATTGATGTGCCACCACATTATTACTTACAAAAACCAACTGATGCTCCAAATACAACAGATGTCAGTAAAGTATTGGCACCAAATTCCGCAAATTTAGATGAAGCTGAACAAGCTTTATTAAATGAAGTAAATAATAAATAA
- the fliG gene encoding flagellar motor switch protein FliG gives MSIAAKDIFRLTGAQKVAIVLLSMSEENATKIFSLMTEEEIKEISHAMSRLGSINPEVVDKLLGQLHTDLTESAIFLGNLHTTERLLEKVLDKDHVQSLMDEIRGPQGRNTWEKLGNVSEEMLALYFRNEHPQTAALVLSKLAPEQAAKVLSHLPDSFAFEVITRILNIGNVKTEILEKVEKILRVEFISSIGKTQEYDSFEMIAEIFNSLDRNSESKYMAMLESSSPEAAIRIKDLMFTFEDLVKIDAKGIQKLLRNVEKSRLTIALKGAGEALQKVIFASMSQRAAKIILEELEAIGPIRVREVDLARTEIVNIAKALINNGEIDVVVDSKDEFIT, from the coding sequence ATGAGTATTGCTGCTAAAGATATTTTTAGATTAACCGGAGCTCAAAAGGTAGCGATAGTACTTTTGTCGATGTCAGAAGAAAATGCTACCAAGATATTTTCTTTAATGACTGAAGAAGAAATTAAAGAAATATCTCATGCAATGTCACGTTTAGGTTCTATTAATCCAGAAGTGGTAGATAAATTATTGGGACAGTTGCATACTGATTTAACAGAGAGTGCTATATTTTTAGGCAATTTACATACTACAGAAAGATTGTTAGAAAAAGTCCTCGATAAAGACCATGTTCAATCATTAATGGATGAGATACGTGGTCCACAAGGTAGAAATACTTGGGAAAAATTGGGGAATGTTAGTGAAGAAATGTTAGCATTATATTTCCGTAATGAACATCCGCAAACGGCAGCTTTAGTATTGTCAAAATTAGCGCCTGAACAAGCAGCAAAAGTGCTTAGTCACCTGCCTGATAGCTTTGCTTTTGAGGTTATTACCAGAATATTAAATATTGGAAATGTAAAAACTGAGATTTTAGAAAAAGTTGAAAAAATATTACGGGTTGAGTTTATTAGTAGCATAGGCAAAACGCAAGAATATGATAGTTTTGAAATGATAGCCGAAATATTTAATAGTTTAGACCGTAATAGTGAAAGTAAGTATATGGCTATGCTTGAATCTAGTTCGCCTGAAGCTGCCATTCGTATTAAAGATTTAATGTTTACTTTTGAAGACTTAGTCAAAATTGATGCAAAAGGAATACAAAAATTATTACGTAACGTTGAAAAATCAAGATTAACTATAGCGTTAAAAGGTGCGGGAGAAGCTTTACAAAAGGTTATATTTGCCAGTATGTCGCAACGGGCAGCAAAAATCATATTAGAAGAATTAGAGGCTATTGGCCCTATCAGGGTAAGAGAAGTAGATTTAGCCCGTACTGAGATCGTGAATATAGCAAAGGCACTTATTAATAATGGTGAAATAGATGTTGTCGTTGATAGTAAAGATGAATTTATAACATAG
- a CDS encoding M23 family metallopeptidase, with protein MYSNFSEITLISSVGFRARPRRNLTYLSIFLFLALAGFASLSIKNYISRTTFFSFIEPEELVYEDKILTENATVTVKKGDTLKSILIKQDLTSIEIAQIIKAATAKNNIAASLKIGQKISFDYTLNIMENDDDLTAETRTLTRVVIALDKINSIEIIRVDDNFLAKNTAIPLNKFVAKSSVIIDSSFISALKDLGLGANNIIELVNAYSYQIDFQRQIQRGDKITVITEKFMTESGQFSHHGKVLYVSLKLADKEYNIYRYSVLGDANYGFFSEDGKSVKRSLLKTPVNLVRVSSHYGNRKHPTLGFTKLHRGIDFAAPEGTPIYAAGDGVITEIGWKSGYGKFIQIKHSSNLSTAYAHASNFAKNLRAGSKVKQGQVIAYVGRTGRTTGAHLHYEVKVAGKHVNPMSIKTTPGIELTGKKLVQFQNFKNKIRVLSTKLEATPTIAMDRDVILSSR; from the coding sequence ATGTATAGCAACTTTTCTGAAATCACTCTTATTTCATCAGTTGGATTCCGCGCTAGGCCAAGACGCAATCTGACTTATTTATCAATTTTCTTATTTCTAGCTTTAGCTGGATTTGCATCTCTATCCATTAAAAATTACATAAGTCGCACTACTTTTTTTTCTTTCATTGAACCAGAAGAATTAGTTTATGAAGATAAAATATTAACAGAAAATGCTACCGTTACGGTAAAAAAAGGCGATACCTTAAAATCTATACTTATCAAGCAAGATCTTACATCAATAGAAATAGCGCAAATCATTAAAGCAGCCACAGCTAAGAATAATATAGCAGCTAGTTTAAAGATTGGACAAAAAATATCTTTTGATTACACATTAAATATTATGGAGAATGATGATGATCTAACTGCAGAAACTCGTACTCTAACTAGAGTAGTAATAGCGCTTGATAAAATCAATTCTATAGAAATAATTAGAGTAGATGATAATTTTCTAGCTAAAAACACTGCTATTCCACTCAATAAATTTGTTGCAAAATCTTCTGTGATCATTGATAGCAGTTTTATTTCTGCACTAAAAGATCTTGGCCTTGGTGCTAATAATATAATAGAATTAGTTAATGCCTATAGCTACCAGATAGATTTTCAGCGACAAATCCAACGTGGGGACAAAATTACGGTCATTACTGAAAAATTTATGACTGAATCTGGTCAATTTTCACATCATGGCAAAGTTTTGTATGTATCTTTGAAACTAGCTGATAAAGAATATAATATATATCGTTATTCAGTACTAGGTGATGCTAATTATGGTTTCTTCTCTGAAGATGGTAAAAGTGTAAAAAGAAGCTTACTGAAAACACCGGTAAATCTTGTGCGTGTTTCATCTCATTATGGTAATCGTAAACATCCTACCCTAGGCTTTACCAAACTACATAGAGGGATAGATTTTGCTGCACCAGAGGGTACGCCAATTTATGCTGCCGGTGATGGTGTTATTACAGAAATAGGTTGGAAATCTGGTTATGGTAAATTTATTCAGATTAAACATAGTTCTAATTTATCAACTGCATATGCTCATGCTAGTAATTTTGCTAAAAATCTTCGTGCTGGTAGTAAGGTTAAACAAGGGCAGGTAATAGCCTATGTTGGTCGTACAGGTAGAACTACTGGCGCACATCTACATTATGAAGTTAAAGTCGCTGGCAAACATGTTAATCCTATGTCAATTAAGACCACCCCTGGAATTGAATTAACTGGCAAGAAATTAGTGCAATTCCAAAACTTTAAAAATAAAATTAGAGTTTTAAGTACTAAACTTGAAGCTACACCAACTATTGCAATGGATCGTGATGTTATTTTATCCTCACGCTAA
- the lspA gene encoding signal peptidase II has product MRLPPHIRNHVFIIYRAFLIIIKLILIDQVIKWWFISYLIQQPARLLRVTSFLDIVYVWNYGISFGIFKNYLQYSNMVFIVLNSIIILYLCYSLSKLKSVTSFWGYSFIIGGAIGNIIDRCYRGAVFDFICFHYQNNYWFPVFNLADSFIFIGVMLVLYDLYKTKKNIEEIEKQIYDDLAAKAEAIRKAADAKID; this is encoded by the coding sequence ATGCGATTACCACCGCATATTCGTAATCATGTTTTCATTATTTATCGTGCTTTTTTAATTATCATCAAGTTAATACTGATAGATCAAGTAATAAAATGGTGGTTTATCTCATATTTAATTCAGCAACCAGCAAGATTACTAAGGGTTACTAGTTTTTTAGATATAGTATATGTTTGGAATTATGGTATTAGTTTTGGCATATTTAAGAATTATCTTCAATATAGCAATATGGTATTCATAGTACTTAATAGCATCATTATTTTATATCTATGCTATAGCTTGTCAAAGCTTAAGTCTGTTACAAGTTTTTGGGGATATAGCTTTATTATCGGTGGCGCTATTGGTAATATAATTGATCGTTGCTACCGCGGAGCAGTATTTGATTTTATTTGTTTTCATTATCAAAACAATTATTGGTTTCCGGTGTTTAATCTGGCAGACAGCTTTATTTTCATTGGAGTGATGTTAGTATTATATGATCTTTATAAAACTAAAAAAAATATTGAAGAAATAGAAAAACAAATTTATGATGACTTAGCCGCAAAAGCAGAAGCAATCCGTAAAGCTGCTGATGCTAAAATTGATTAA
- the fliN gene encoding flagellar motor switch protein FliN, translating into MTKDNNNGDQELTLEALYDVPVQVSVVLGRTTMQLSHILKLGRGAVIELERGVGEPIDVYVNNKIVAKGEIVVVDSKIGVTLTEVVVSDKER; encoded by the coding sequence ATGACAAAAGATAATAATAATGGCGATCAAGAACTAACACTAGAAGCGTTATATGATGTACCAGTGCAAGTTTCAGTAGTACTCGGAAGAACTACAATGCAGCTTAGTCATATATTGAAACTTGGTCGCGGAGCTGTAATAGAGCTTGAACGTGGTGTAGGGGAACCAATTGATGTCTATGTAAATAATAAAATTGTTGCCAAGGGCGAAATAGTAGTAGTAGATAGTAAAATCGGGGTAACTTTGACAGAGGTAGTCGTAAGCGATAAGGAAAGATAA
- a CDS encoding sodium-dependent bicarbonate transport family permease — MELFTSFTENLLSPPILFFSLGIISGLLKSDLEVPEQISRFFVMYIMMAIGFKGGIAIAETNTINSTVILTILAGMSAGFIQPFIGYYILKLTTKLDDLTAAAVAAHYGSISMITFVTAVNFLGINSIVYSGYIVAVLSLMEAPAIVSGLLIAYKSQPKMTKDNSQSLLKLIQEIVTNGSILLLMGSFFIGWMSGAKSMEKMEGFLVTPFYGILTFFLLDMGLLVSRHLSDLKEFNLKLVIFGIGMPLIGGVIGIALSVLIKLDLGTGFLFTVLISSASYIVVTAAMRTALPQAKAAIYVPMSLAITFPFNITIGIPMYFAVAQKFLD; from the coding sequence ATGGAATTATTTACTTCTTTTACCGAAAATTTATTATCACCTCCCATATTATTTTTTTCTCTTGGGATTATCTCAGGCCTTTTAAAATCAGATTTAGAGGTGCCAGAGCAAATTAGTCGATTTTTTGTCATGTATATAATGATGGCAATAGGTTTTAAAGGTGGAATCGCTATTGCTGAAACAAACACTATTAATAGTACGGTTATTCTTACTATTCTTGCAGGTATGAGTGCTGGCTTTATTCAGCCATTTATTGGCTATTATATATTGAAATTAACCACCAAGTTGGATGATTTGACAGCAGCAGCTGTAGCTGCCCACTATGGCTCTATAAGTATGATAACATTTGTAACTGCCGTAAATTTTTTAGGAATAAATTCTATTGTTTATTCAGGATATATTGTTGCTGTACTTTCTTTAATGGAAGCCCCAGCCATTGTAAGTGGTTTATTGATTGCCTATAAATCTCAACCAAAAATGACAAAAGATAACTCTCAATCGCTATTAAAGCTTATACAAGAAATAGTTACCAATGGATCAATATTACTATTAATGGGATCCTTTTTTATAGGATGGATGTCAGGAGCTAAAAGTATGGAGAAAATGGAGGGATTTTTAGTCACTCCATTTTATGGAATCTTAACATTTTTTTTACTAGATATGGGTTTACTAGTTTCAAGGCATTTATCTGACTTAAAAGAGTTTAATCTGAAGTTAGTTATATTTGGTATTGGCATGCCTTTAATAGGTGGAGTAATTGGTATAGCTTTAAGTGTGCTTATAAAATTGGACTTAGGCACCGGCTTTTTATTTACAGTGCTAATTTCTAGTGCATCTTATATTGTAGTAACTGCAGCAATGCGTACTGCCTTGCCACAAGCTAAGGCAGCTATCTATGTGCCAATGTCCCTTGCAATTACCTTCCCATTTAATATCACTATAGGAATACCAATGTATTTTGCTGTGGCTCAGAAGTTTCTAGATTAG
- a CDS encoding FliH/SctL family protein, which translates to MHKYSKFVFRELPKTAVVNVSDSAVDSNQEELINNVVTQHLHTIINTEDGVIDSFADQEQHDTFSIDTEQIKLEGYNKGFEEAKIQYESIIDDLKTDNNFLELIQQQLLTIVPSASIDTQIATISVHILNEIAKKLHVILPVNFEQIVHTELLSSIKKFYKEGQIKLTIHSTRQEYCANVLRLDNLPDKLKENIQIVADDTMGINDCKVEWSNTCLEYNQAQLDEEITKILAQLKSTV; encoded by the coding sequence ATGCATAAATATAGCAAATTTGTTTTTCGAGAGTTACCTAAAACTGCGGTGGTAAATGTTAGCGATAGTGCTGTTGATTCTAATCAAGAAGAATTGATCAATAACGTTGTTACTCAGCATTTACATACTATTATCAATACAGAGGATGGGGTAATTGATTCCTTCGCAGATCAAGAGCAACATGATACATTTTCAATTGATACTGAACAAATAAAATTGGAAGGCTATAATAAAGGTTTTGAAGAGGCGAAAATCCAATATGAATCCATAATTGATGACTTAAAGACTGATAATAATTTTCTTGAGCTTATACAACAGCAATTATTAACAATTGTGCCATCTGCTAGTATTGATACACAAATAGCAACAATATCAGTTCATATTCTTAATGAGATTGCTAAAAAATTACATGTAATTTTACCGGTAAATTTTGAGCAAATAGTGCATACAGAGCTATTAAGCAGTATCAAAAAGTTTTATAAGGAAGGGCAGATTAAGTTAACGATACACTCAACTAGACAGGAATATTGTGCTAATGTTTTGCGTTTAGATAATTTACCAGATAAACTAAAAGAGAATATACAAATAGTTGCTGATGATACTATGGGTATCAACGATTGCAAAGTTGAATGGTCTAATACTTGCCTAGAATATAATCAAGCACAACTTGATGAAGAAATTACAAAAATATTAGCTCAGCTAAAGAGTACAGTATAA